From a region of the Roseovarius nanhaiticus genome:
- a CDS encoding LysE/ArgO family amino acid transporter, which produces MDLAVFFTGMMMSLSLIVAIGAQNAFVLRQGLRGEHVLAVCLACAISDAILITVGVTSFRTVSEWLPWLEPVMRYGGAAFLTWYGVKSLMSALRSNEALAADSSLPKTDLFRTLVACLALTWLNPHVYLDTVVLLGTISTQFTGSQGSFAVGAVLGSFVFFFALGYGAIKLRPVFERPTAWRILETLIAMVMWIIAFKLLAGT; this is translated from the coding sequence TTCTTCACGGGCATGATGATGAGCCTCAGTCTCATCGTGGCGATCGGCGCACAGAATGCCTTCGTGCTTCGGCAGGGGCTGCGGGGTGAACATGTTCTGGCTGTCTGCCTCGCTTGCGCGATCTCGGACGCGATCCTGATCACCGTGGGGGTGACCAGCTTCCGGACTGTCTCCGAATGGTTGCCCTGGCTCGAGCCCGTCATGCGCTATGGCGGCGCGGCCTTCCTGACCTGGTATGGCGTGAAGAGCCTCATGTCCGCGCTGCGGTCGAACGAGGCGCTGGCCGCAGATTCCTCGCTGCCGAAGACCGACCTCTTCCGCACGCTGGTGGCCTGTCTCGCCCTCACCTGGCTGAACCCGCACGTCTATCTCGACACGGTGGTCCTTCTGGGAACCATCTCCACCCAGTTCACCGGCAGCCAAGGGTCCTTCGCTGTCGGCGCGGTTCTCGGGTCGTTCGTCTTCTTCTTTGCCCTCGGCTACGGTGCCATCAAGTTGCGCCCGGTGTTCGAGCGGCCGACGGCCTGGCGCATCCTCGAGACGCTCATCGCGATGGTGATGTGGATCATCGCCTTCAAGCTGCTGGCCGGAACCTGA
- a CDS encoding LysE family translocator, translating to MDNINHLLVVFTAYVIAAGSPGPSTLRIMGVAMNHGRQAGLALAAGVISGSLFWGLSAATGVSALLAHYAEALIVLKIFGGLYLLYLAVRAARSAMTPDTATSTGVARSDASPSSAALYRHGLIMHLANPKAVLAWIALVTLGLGAEASWRDVATILAGCAVLSVTIFGGYALAFSTAPMIRLYRRARRGIEGVLAAFFGFAGLRLLLSRV from the coding sequence ATGGACAACATCAACCACCTGCTCGTCGTCTTCACCGCCTACGTGATTGCGGCCGGAAGCCCCGGTCCGAGCACCCTTCGGATCATGGGCGTGGCGATGAATCACGGTCGGCAGGCCGGGCTGGCGCTGGCCGCGGGCGTCATCTCCGGATCGCTGTTCTGGGGTCTGTCTGCGGCCACCGGTGTGTCCGCCTTGCTCGCGCACTATGCCGAAGCCCTGATCGTTCTGAAGATCTTCGGCGGTCTTTATCTGCTCTACCTCGCGGTGCGCGCGGCCCGGAGCGCGATGACGCCCGACACCGCGACCTCAACCGGCGTCGCACGATCTGATGCTTCTCCGTCCTCTGCCGCGCTCTATCGCCATGGATTGATCATGCACTTGGCCAATCCGAAGGCAGTGCTGGCCTGGATCGCCCTCGTCACGCTCGGCCTCGGCGCCGAGGCTTCGTGGCGTGACGTGGCCACCATTCTGGCGGGCTGCGCGGTCCTAAGCGTGACGATTTTCGGTGGCTACGCGCTCGCGTTCTCGACGGCGCCGATGATTCGTCTCTACCGTCGCGCCCGGCGCGGGATCGAAGGCGTCCTGGCCGCCTTCTTTGGATTCGCCGGCCTTCGCCTCCTCCTGTCACGCGTTTGA
- a CDS encoding dihydrodipicolinate synthase family protein, whose translation MTLFTGLSAFPLTPTDDNGQLKPELLQRFLERIMAAGADSLGLLGSTGGYAYLTPEERKRTLRTAVECVAGRTPLIVGVGALTTDVAEDLARDARQAGADGLLLAPMSYQPLTDEEVFRHFEAVAAAGELPLCIYNNPGTTKFTFGPDLIARLAEIPNVTSVKMPLPADGDYAGEMQRLRAVTPENFSIGYSGDWGAKDALLAGGACWYSVVAGLLPEPALALTRAAQAGNVAGVERFDHAFAPLWALFREFGSFRVMFAISEILGFGGITPPRPILPLDQACRGRVEDALRPLLQVAA comes from the coding sequence ATGACCCTTTTCACTGGCCTGTCGGCCTTCCCCCTCACGCCCACCGACGATAACGGCCAACTGAAGCCTGAACTCCTGCAACGCTTCCTCGAGCGGATCATGGCAGCGGGGGCCGATTCCCTCGGACTGCTCGGCAGCACCGGCGGATACGCCTACCTGACGCCAGAAGAGCGCAAGCGCACCCTGCGGACGGCCGTGGAATGCGTGGCGGGACGGACTCCGCTCATTGTCGGAGTCGGCGCGCTCACAACCGACGTTGCCGAGGATCTCGCGCGAGATGCCAGGCAGGCCGGCGCGGACGGTCTTCTTCTCGCGCCCATGTCCTACCAGCCGCTGACCGACGAGGAGGTGTTCCGCCATTTCGAGGCCGTCGCTGCGGCCGGCGAGCTCCCCCTGTGCATCTACAACAACCCCGGCACCACGAAATTCACCTTCGGCCCGGACCTGATTGCGCGACTGGCCGAGATTCCGAACGTGACCTCGGTGAAGATGCCACTGCCTGCGGATGGCGACTATGCGGGCGAGATGCAGCGCTTGCGGGCCGTGACGCCGGAGAACTTCTCCATCGGCTACAGCGGCGACTGGGGTGCGAAAGATGCGCTGCTCGCTGGTGGCGCCTGCTGGTATAGCGTGGTGGCCGGTCTCCTGCCGGAACCCGCACTCGCGCTCACCCGTGCTGCCCAGGCAGGAAATGTGGCCGGAGTCGAGCGTTTCGACCACGCCTTCGCTCCCCTCTGGGCGCTATTCCGGGAGTTCGGGAGCTTCCGGGTGATGTTCGCCATCTCCGAAATCCTCGGGTTCGGGGGCATTACGCCGCCACGTCCGATCCTACCTCTCGATCAAGCGTGCCGCGGAAGGGTGGAGGATGCTCTGCGTCCGCTCCTCCAGGTCGCCGCCTGA
- a CDS encoding IS1595 family transposase yields MITELKSVRDVWKKMPTQRHARLFLENAIWGDDRFCPHCGSLSSRPLCGASVRAGLYQCAEKECRSQFTVTTRTPLHATKLDLRIWIAAMFLVLTSSKGISSVVMSRILGVNQKTAWKLGHAIREMMDDRQSIAGRLSGVVEVDEAFVGGKPKFRHGVKNKRGRGTGKPIALVAAARNGQARAILLPNTQGRTMKPIMEDWIDPGSVLVTDKNPSYRKIGTSFANHHTVQHNKRQYANRKTGAHINTVEAVNAVVQRALIGVYHRLAQKHLQRYLDEIIWRWNHRAPETRVRTRKSASGRSSSETTIVWKPIPVVDQMRGLLCEAVGRQIRRTPSWGLRWP; encoded by the coding sequence ATGATAACCGAACTGAAGTCCGTCCGCGACGTCTGGAAGAAGATGCCCACCCAGCGTCACGCGCGACTCTTTCTCGAGAACGCCATCTGGGGCGATGACCGGTTCTGTCCCCACTGCGGCAGCCTGAGCTCACGCCCGCTGTGCGGAGCGTCCGTCCGCGCTGGCCTGTATCAATGCGCCGAGAAGGAGTGCCGCAGTCAGTTCACCGTCACGACAAGGACGCCACTCCATGCGACGAAGCTCGACCTGCGGATCTGGATTGCAGCGATGTTTCTCGTGCTCACGTCTTCCAAGGGCATATCGTCGGTTGTGATGTCGCGTATCCTCGGCGTGAACCAGAAGACAGCGTGGAAACTCGGCCATGCCATCCGTGAAATGATGGACGATCGGCAGAGCATCGCCGGGCGGTTGTCGGGTGTGGTCGAGGTCGACGAGGCTTTCGTCGGCGGCAAGCCAAAGTTCCGCCATGGGGTCAAGAACAAGCGTGGGCGTGGGACAGGCAAACCGATCGCCCTCGTTGCTGCCGCGAGGAATGGTCAGGCTCGCGCGATCCTGCTCCCGAACACCCAAGGGCGCACGATGAAGCCCATCATGGAGGACTGGATCGACCCGGGTTCCGTGCTCGTCACCGACAAGAACCCGAGCTACAGGAAGATCGGCACTTCGTTCGCGAACCACCACACCGTGCAGCACAACAAGCGCCAGTATGCCAACAGGAAGACCGGCGCGCATATCAACACCGTCGAGGCCGTGAACGCCGTTGTCCAGCGTGCCCTGATCGGTGTGTATCACCGACTGGCGCAGAAGCATCTTCAGAGATATCTCGACGAGATCATCTGGCGCTGGAATCACCGTGCCCCGGAGACCAGGGTGCGGACGCGGAAGTCTGCATCTGGCCGTTCATCGAGCGAGACGACAATCGTCTGGAAACCGATCCCAGTCGTGGACCAGATGCGAGGCCTTCTCTGCGAGGCCGTCGGCCGTCAGATACGACGAACACCCTCATGGGGGCTTCGCTGGCCATGA